From Zhongshania aliphaticivorans, one genomic window encodes:
- the rpoS gene encoding RNA polymerase sigma factor RpoS has translation MRVYEKDGHRSNVNDVLASTDIHEGSDARDDEDSAPEKPSKVAAKPGRGRRQSSDLDATQLYLSEIGFSPLLSAEEEVYFSRLARKGDESGRKRMIESNLRLVVKISRRYLNRGLSLLDLVEEGNLGLIRAVEKFDPERGFRFSTYATWWIRQTIERAIMNQTRTIRLPIHVVKELNSYLRAERELTQKLDHMPSPEEMAVALDRPVAEAKRLCGLKDRVGSVDVPVGQDSDQVLLDTLADTQALNPSDILQGEDLSNSIDVWLGDLSSKQREVVVRRFGLRGHEPATLEEVGREIGLTRERVRQIQVEALKSMRVLFEANGLNAASLFAESH, from the coding sequence ATGCGGGTATATGAAAAAGATGGACATCGTTCAAATGTTAACGATGTGCTAGCAAGCACAGATATTCATGAAGGTTCCGATGCGCGGGATGACGAAGATTCTGCACCGGAGAAACCCAGTAAAGTGGCTGCTAAGCCAGGTCGTGGTCGTCGGCAGTCGAGTGATCTCGACGCCACCCAGCTCTATCTCAGTGAAATTGGCTTTTCGCCGTTGTTAAGCGCAGAGGAGGAAGTGTATTTTTCTCGCCTCGCAAGAAAAGGTGATGAGTCTGGGCGCAAGCGCATGATCGAAAGCAATTTGCGTTTAGTGGTGAAAATTTCTCGACGTTATCTTAATCGCGGCTTGAGTCTATTAGATTTGGTTGAAGAGGGTAACCTCGGCTTAATTCGCGCGGTAGAAAAATTTGACCCAGAGCGTGGATTTCGTTTCTCAACCTATGCCACGTGGTGGATTCGTCAAACGATTGAACGGGCGATAATGAACCAAACTCGCACCATTCGATTGCCAATCCATGTAGTAAAAGAGCTAAATAGCTATTTGCGCGCCGAGCGCGAATTAACGCAAAAGCTCGATCATATGCCTTCGCCAGAAGAGATGGCGGTAGCCCTAGACAGACCTGTCGCTGAAGCTAAACGCTTGTGCGGTTTAAAGGATCGTGTCGGCTCTGTTGATGTCCCGGTGGGGCAAGATTCAGATCAGGTCTTACTCGATACCCTCGCAGATACGCAGGCGCTGAATCCTAGTGATATTCTGCAGGGCGAGGATCTGTCGAATAGCATCGATGTGTGGCTGGGCGATTTGAGCTCAAAGCAGCGTGAGGTTGTGGTTCGTCGTTTTGGCTTGCGTGGCCACGAGCCTGCCACCCTTGAAGAGGTTGGTCGCGAGATTGGGCTGACACGAGAGCGCGTAAGACAAATACAGGTCGAAGCCCTGAAGAGTATGCGTGTGCTGTTTGAGGCGAATGGCTTAAACGCAGCGTCGTTGTTTGCTGAAAGTCATTAA
- the eno gene encoding phosphopyruvate hydratase codes for MAEIVDIKAYEILDSRGNPTVEADVVLASGAVGSACAPSGASTGSREALELRDGDASRYLGKGVLKAVANINTTIRDLLLGMDAEDQRAIDNAMIAADGTETKSNLGANAILAVSLAVAKAVAIEKGIPLYQRIAQINGTEGQYTMPVPMMNIINGGEHADNNVDIQEFMIQPVGAPTFAEALRQGAEIFHSLKKVLVARGLSTSVGDEGGFAPNLPSNEAALEAIAEAVANAGYELGKDITLALDCASSEFYKNGKYVLSGEGKEFDAEGFASYLDELSQKYPIISIEDGMDESDWDGWATLTRKVGDRVQLVGDDLFVTNTKILKRGIDNKIANSILIKFNQIGSLTETLDAIKMAKDAGYTAVISHRSGETEDTTIADLAVATSAGQIKTGSLCRSDRVAKYNRLLRIEAELGAAYRGRDEFRA; via the coding sequence ATGGCAGAGATTGTCGATATTAAAGCGTATGAGATCCTGGATTCTCGCGGTAACCCCACCGTTGAAGCGGATGTTGTACTTGCATCTGGCGCTGTAGGCAGTGCTTGTGCGCCCTCAGGGGCATCGACGGGATCTCGTGAAGCCCTAGAATTGCGCGATGGCGACGCCAGCCGTTATTTGGGTAAAGGCGTGCTTAAAGCCGTTGCCAATATCAATACGACTATTCGTGACTTATTACTCGGTATGGACGCTGAAGATCAGCGTGCTATCGACAATGCCATGATTGCTGCCGATGGCACCGAGACCAAATCAAATTTGGGCGCCAACGCTATTTTGGCAGTCTCCTTGGCGGTGGCAAAAGCGGTAGCGATTGAAAAGGGTATTCCCCTGTACCAGCGTATTGCGCAAATCAATGGCACGGAAGGTCAGTACACTATGCCCGTGCCAATGATGAATATCATTAATGGCGGTGAGCACGCCGACAATAATGTCGATATTCAAGAATTCATGATTCAGCCCGTTGGCGCGCCGACTTTTGCTGAAGCCTTGCGTCAGGGTGCGGAAATTTTCCACTCCCTCAAGAAAGTATTGGTCGCTCGTGGTCTGAGCACCTCAGTAGGTGACGAAGGTGGTTTTGCACCGAACCTGCCATCGAATGAAGCCGCACTTGAAGCCATTGCTGAGGCCGTTGCCAACGCCGGTTATGAATTGGGCAAAGACATCACGCTGGCGCTGGATTGCGCTTCTTCCGAATTTTACAAGAACGGCAAATACGTGCTGAGCGGCGAAGGTAAAGAATTCGATGCTGAAGGTTTTGCGAGCTATTTAGACGAGCTGAGCCAAAAATACCCGATTATCTCGATTGAAGACGGCATGGATGAAAGTGACTGGGACGGTTGGGCAACCTTGACTCGCAAAGTTGGCGACCGTGTGCAGTTGGTTGGCGACGATTTGTTTGTAACCAATACTAAAATTTTAAAGCGTGGTATTGATAACAAAATTGCTAACTCCATTTTGATTAAATTCAACCAGATTGGTTCGCTGACGGAAACCCTAGACGCGATTAAGATGGCGAAGGATGCGGGTTATACCGCGGTTATTTCGCATCGCTCTGGCGAAACCGAAGACACTACCATTGCCGACTTGGCCGTGGCGACGTCGGCTGGCCAAATTAAAACAGGTTCGCTGTGTCGTTCAGATCGCGTCGCTAAGTACAATCGTTTGCTTCGTATTGAAGCTGAGTTGGGCGCGGCATACCGTGGTCGCGACGAATTCCGCGCTTAA
- the truD gene encoding tRNA pseudouridine(13) synthase TruD, whose protein sequence is MLPDWPRALGTPQLSGVLKAQPEDFVVEEVFPVEFSDDGEFDWLWIEKRGDNTEYVARQLARLAGVQPKAVTYSGQKDRQAITRQWFCVHLPGKNFPAWDVPEAETWKILRKGRHRQKLRLGSHRYNRFTLCLSALGGDLDELGHRAAQLSQGVPNYFGEQRFGHQGGNISACQQWFAGTLTPSRFERSMYLSAARSYLFNTVLANRVLDGSWNTGLEGEIYALRDSGSVFSAERNEETLARLASGDIQATGPLFGKAGRLVVSAAAASAEEAVYSLHADLCEGLLKHGLSMERRALRLIPQDFQWQFTGNKSLELSFSLPRGCFATALVRELIRYPLAS, encoded by the coding sequence ATGTTGCCTGATTGGCCTCGTGCACTCGGTACTCCGCAGCTTAGTGGTGTATTAAAAGCCCAACCTGAAGATTTTGTTGTTGAAGAGGTTTTCCCCGTTGAATTTAGCGACGATGGCGAGTTTGACTGGTTGTGGATAGAAAAGCGCGGTGATAATACGGAGTACGTCGCTAGGCAATTGGCGCGCTTAGCGGGTGTGCAGCCTAAAGCCGTAACGTATTCGGGTCAGAAAGATCGCCAGGCCATCACTCGTCAGTGGTTTTGCGTGCACCTGCCCGGTAAAAACTTTCCCGCGTGGGATGTGCCGGAAGCGGAAACCTGGAAAATATTGCGCAAGGGCCGCCACCGTCAAAAGCTGCGTTTGGGCAGCCATCGCTATAACCGATTTACCTTGTGCTTAAGTGCCTTAGGAGGTGATCTTGATGAGCTTGGCCACCGGGCAGCGCAGCTATCTCAGGGCGTGCCGAATTACTTTGGTGAGCAGCGCTTTGGCCACCAAGGCGGTAATATAAGTGCTTGCCAACAGTGGTTTGCGGGTACGCTAACGCCGAGCCGTTTTGAGCGCAGCATGTATCTTTCTGCAGCTAGGTCTTACCTGTTTAATACCGTATTGGCGAATCGGGTGCTTGATGGCAGTTGGAATACCGGTTTAGAGGGCGAAATTTACGCGCTGCGAGACAGCGGTAGCGTATTTAGCGCCGAACGCAACGAGGAGACGTTGGCCCGATTAGCCAGTGGCGATATTCAAGCCACTGGGCCGCTGTTCGGTAAGGCTGGGCGCTTAGTAGTGAGTGCCGCCGCGGCCAGTGCGGAAGAGGCTGTGTATAGCCTGCACGCAGATTTATGTGAGGGCTTGCTTAAACATGGTTTGAGTATGGAGAGACGGGCACTGCGGCTGATCCCCCAAGATTTCCAATGGCAGTTTACGGGTAATAAGTCGCTGGAGCTGAGCTTTTCCTTGCCTAGGGGCTGTTTCGCCACAGCGCTTGTGCGAGAATTAATTCGCTACCCGCTGGCGAGTTAG
- a CDS encoding peptidoglycan DD-metalloendopeptidase family protein, with product MSKLQQIIGFCSVICVLVSCTTSGSFAPVSDRYNPAERTPPYYIVSAGDTLFSIAWRYGFELQGLASANSLRPPYTIYPGQAILLQESSKSLVSKNASTNAVATSAPTPKSNNVKKERTTRPTAKGTAPLSSVNEGWQWPLNGPVVRPFVASGQEHKGIDIKGKMGEPVYASRSGEVVYAGSGLVGYGNLLILKHSDRFLSAYGHNRRIKVREGEKVKAGQLIAEVGDSGTDSVKLHFEVRIDGKPVDPLRLLPRR from the coding sequence ATGAGTAAATTGCAGCAAATTATTGGTTTTTGCAGTGTAATTTGTGTCTTGGTTTCCTGTACTACCAGTGGCAGTTTCGCCCCTGTTTCTGATCGTTATAATCCTGCAGAGCGTACCCCTCCATATTATATTGTTAGTGCTGGCGACACCTTGTTCTCCATTGCTTGGCGTTATGGTTTCGAGCTTCAAGGGTTAGCGTCTGCTAACAGCCTCAGGCCGCCATACACCATTTATCCTGGCCAAGCGATACTGCTACAAGAGAGTAGTAAGTCGCTAGTATCTAAAAATGCCTCGACTAATGCGGTCGCTACATCTGCGCCGACACCAAAATCAAACAATGTTAAAAAAGAGCGAACAACAAGGCCTACTGCCAAGGGAACAGCGCCGCTAAGCTCTGTAAATGAAGGGTGGCAGTGGCCGTTGAACGGCCCTGTAGTGAGACCGTTTGTTGCTTCCGGGCAAGAACATAAGGGTATTGATATAAAAGGTAAAATGGGTGAGCCTGTATATGCATCACGAAGCGGTGAGGTAGTGTATGCAGGCAGTGGCTTAGTCGGTTACGGCAATCTACTGATACTGAAACACTCAGACCGTTTTTTAAGTGCTTACGGCCATAATCGGCGTATTAAGGTAAGGGAGGGAGAAAAGGTTAAAGCGGGTCAGCTTATTGCGGAGGTCGGCGATAGCGGTACTGATTCGGTGAAATTACATTTTGAAGTTCGTATAGACGGAAAACCGGTTGATCCTTTAAGGCTGCTCCCACGGCGTTGA
- the kdsA gene encoding 3-deoxy-8-phosphooctulonate synthase encodes MKDKVVSVAGIDVANDKPFVLFGGMNVLESRDMAMKVAEHYVKVCAELGIPYVFKASFDKANRSSVHSYRGPGMEEGLRIFQEIKQTFNIPVITDVHEIYQAGPVAEVCDVIQLPAFLARQTDLVAAMAATDAVINIKKPQFLSPAQMKNIVEKFAECGNDKIMLCERGSNFGYDNLVVDMLGFKIMRDVSGGAPLIFDVTHALQCRDPMGAASGGRRNQVAELGRSGMALGIAGLFLEAHPNPDQAKCDGPSALPLSALKGFLEHMKAVDDVVKSLPTLDIQ; translated from the coding sequence ATGAAAGATAAAGTAGTGAGTGTTGCCGGCATTGATGTGGCGAATGACAAGCCCTTTGTTTTATTTGGTGGCATGAACGTTCTTGAATCCCGGGACATGGCCATGAAGGTCGCCGAACATTATGTAAAGGTGTGTGCTGAATTAGGCATTCCCTACGTTTTTAAAGCGTCTTTTGATAAGGCCAATCGCTCCTCAGTGCACTCTTACCGAGGGCCGGGAATGGAAGAAGGTTTGCGCATTTTTCAAGAAATTAAGCAGACTTTTAACATCCCCGTTATTACCGACGTACACGAAATTTATCAGGCGGGCCCGGTCGCTGAAGTGTGTGACGTTATTCAGTTGCCCGCATTCCTGGCCAGACAGACTGATTTAGTGGCGGCGATGGCGGCCACCGACGCGGTTATTAATATCAAAAAGCCGCAGTTTTTAAGCCCAGCGCAAATGAAAAATATTGTCGAAAAATTTGCCGAATGTGGTAACGATAAAATTATGCTGTGTGAGCGCGGCAGCAATTTCGGCTATGACAATCTCGTTGTCGATATGCTTGGCTTTAAAATTATGCGCGATGTCAGCGGCGGTGCGCCGCTGATTTTTGACGTTACTCACGCACTGCAATGCCGCGATCCGATGGGGGCAGCGTCGGGCGGACGTCGCAATCAAGTTGCCGAGCTTGGCCGCTCAGGTATGGCCTTGGGTATCGCTGGTTTATTCCTCGAGGCTCACCCCAATCCAGATCAAGCCAAGTGCGATGGCCCCAGCGCACTGCCTTTGTCTGCGCTTAAAGGCTTCCTAGAACATATGAAGGCAGTGGACGATGTTGTTAAATCCTTGCCGACACTCGATATTCAATAG
- the ispD gene encoding 2-C-methyl-D-erythritol 4-phosphate cytidylyltransferase, whose protein sequence is MIEDKAVASRLWAVVPAAGRGSRFGAALPKQYLPLAGKTVIEHSIAALLRCPEINEVLVALHAEDETFIKLACAKHPKVRSVTGGLERAESVELALAALNGAAATDWVLVHDAARPCLSDADIHALLLEGREHPPGAILAARVVDTVKRVNGQREAVETVDRNALWRALTPQLFRYGELRAALKHCREHALPVTDEASAIEQFGGRPLLVEGSHRNIKITYPDDLTIATAFLAGGVND, encoded by the coding sequence ATGATTGAGGATAAGGCAGTTGCATCTCGCCTTTGGGCAGTAGTGCCCGCCGCAGGCCGAGGCAGCCGCTTTGGTGCAGCGCTTCCCAAACAATATTTGCCCCTAGCTGGAAAAACGGTAATTGAACACAGCATCGCTGCATTGTTGCGTTGTCCTGAGATCAATGAGGTCCTTGTCGCCCTGCATGCGGAAGACGAGACCTTTATCAAACTCGCCTGTGCTAAGCATCCAAAGGTAAGGTCTGTCACCGGTGGTCTAGAACGCGCGGAGTCTGTCGAGTTGGCTCTGGCTGCACTTAACGGTGCTGCGGCGACGGATTGGGTGCTGGTGCATGACGCTGCGAGGCCTTGTCTTAGTGATGCGGATATCCACGCTTTACTCCTAGAGGGGCGCGAGCATCCTCCTGGAGCAATATTGGCGGCGCGGGTGGTCGATACTGTTAAGCGAGTCAACGGCCAGCGTGAAGCGGTCGAAACAGTTGATAGAAATGCCTTGTGGCGGGCGTTAACACCGCAGCTATTTCGCTACGGCGAGCTTCGTGCTGCGCTCAAACACTGTCGTGAGCATGCTTTGCCGGTAACCGACGAGGCCTCGGCAATAGAGCAATTTGGCGGGCGGCCCCTCTTGGTTGAAGGCAGTCACCGTAATATTAAGATTACCTATCCTGATGACCTCACCATAGCGACAGCTTTTTTGGCTGGAGGCGTGAATGACTAG
- a CDS encoding protein-L-isoaspartate(D-aspartate) O-methyltransferase codes for MTSQRTRDRLIERLSERGITDNTVLNVIRGTPRHIFLDEALSHRAYEDSSLPIGFQQTLSQPYIVARMTELLLANGPRERVLEVGTGSGYQTAILAQLVGRVFSVERIRPLQEKARQRLRQLGLTNVQLRHADGGMGWKDRGPFDAILSAAAPAEVPQELLAQLAMGGRLVIPIGPQGKQQALYVYDKTEEGIQEQIIEPVLFVPLLAGLLS; via the coding sequence ATGACCTCCCAGCGAACCCGGGACCGTTTAATTGAGCGCTTGAGTGAACGCGGGATCACTGATAACACGGTTCTAAATGTGATTCGCGGCACGCCGCGCCATATCTTTCTTGATGAGGCACTGTCTCATCGCGCCTACGAAGACAGCTCGCTGCCCATTGGCTTTCAGCAAACCTTGTCGCAACCTTATATTGTTGCTCGTATGACCGAGTTACTGCTGGCAAATGGCCCGCGAGAACGGGTTTTGGAGGTGGGGACCGGCTCGGGCTATCAAACCGCGATATTGGCTCAACTAGTAGGGCGGGTGTTTAGCGTTGAGCGTATTCGACCCCTGCAAGAAAAAGCCCGTCAGCGTCTGCGTCAGCTGGGCCTGACCAATGTTCAGTTACGCCATGCCGACGGCGGTATGGGCTGGAAGGACCGTGGGCCTTTTGACGCGATCTTATCGGCAGCAGCACCGGCTGAAGTCCCTCAAGAATTATTGGCGCAATTGGCGATGGGCGGCCGTTTAGTGATACCAATTGGCCCGCAAGGCAAGCAGCAGGCCCTCTATGTTTATGATAAGACAGAAGAGGGTATCCAAGAACAAATTATTGAGCCTGTTTTATTTGTGCCTTTACTCGCGGGTTTATTGTCTTAG
- a CDS encoding inositol monophosphatase family protein, whose amino-acid sequence MQPMLNIALRAARKAGDIIARASEQLDRVQIESKGENDFVTEIDRKAEQEIIYHLQKAYPDHGFLGEESGASGNADSDYQWIIDPIDGTTNFVRGIPHFAISIACVFQGQIEHAVILDPIRREEFTASRGRGAQVNGRRVRVTMNPSLEGALIGTGIPFKAHNAQHLPAYMRSLEAVAAETAGVRRAGAASLDLAYVAAGRLDGFWEIGLSKWDIAAGILLVREAGGLVSDFSGGGNYFESGNIVAANPKCLKGLLQAVRPHLEKLR is encoded by the coding sequence ATGCAACCCATGCTGAATATCGCATTGCGCGCCGCCCGTAAGGCGGGAGACATTATCGCTCGCGCATCTGAACAACTGGATCGCGTTCAAATCGAGTCCAAAGGCGAGAACGATTTTGTGACCGAAATCGACCGCAAAGCCGAGCAGGAGATCATTTACCACCTGCAAAAAGCGTATCCTGACCACGGTTTTCTGGGCGAAGAGTCCGGCGCGTCGGGAAATGCCGACAGCGATTACCAGTGGATTATCGACCCCATCGACGGCACAACCAATTTTGTGCGCGGCATTCCCCACTTTGCCATTTCGATTGCCTGTGTATTTCAGGGCCAAATCGAACACGCAGTGATTCTCGACCCGATTCGGCGCGAGGAATTTACCGCCAGCCGCGGTCGCGGTGCGCAGGTCAACGGGCGCAGAGTGCGGGTTACCATGAACCCCAGCTTAGAAGGCGCCTTAATCGGCACCGGCATTCCGTTTAAAGCCCATAACGCTCAACACCTGCCAGCCTATATGCGCAGCCTAGAAGCCGTGGCCGCAGAAACAGCGGGTGTCCGCCGCGCTGGCGCCGCATCGCTCGATTTAGCCTATGTTGCGGCCGGACGTCTCGACGGATTCTGGGAAATAGGCCTGAGTAAGTGGGATATCGCGGCAGGCATCCTGCTCGTGCGCGAAGCCGGTGGCTTGGTCAGCGATTTCAGCGGTGGTGGCAATTATTTTGAAAGCGGCAATATTGTTGCGGCCAATCCCAAGTGTTTGAAGGGATTACTGCAGGCAGTGCGCCCGCATTTAGAGAAATTGCGCTAG
- the ftsB gene encoding cell division protein FtsB, with protein MTRRRLLLLLLVILTMLQFRLWTGTGSWEQITSLRRDIVQQKKVNDELSQRNERLYGEVRSLKNDLDSIEERARNDMGLIKSDETFYLIVEE; from the coding sequence ATGACGCGCCGGCGATTGCTTTTATTACTGCTGGTCATTTTGACTATGCTGCAGTTTAGGCTGTGGACGGGTACGGGTAGTTGGGAGCAAATTACCAGTTTGCGCCGGGATATCGTTCAGCAAAAAAAGGTGAACGACGAATTGAGTCAACGTAACGAGCGCCTGTATGGCGAAGTGCGTAGCTTGAAGAATGATCTCGATAGCATTGAAGAGCGCGCCCGCAATGATATGGGTTTGATTAAGAGCGATGAGACCTTTTATCTCATCGTTGAAGAATAG
- the ispF gene encoding 2-C-methyl-D-erythritol 2,4-cyclodiphosphate synthase, producing the protein MTRIRIGHGYDVHRLDEGEGIHLCGVWVPCAYRLIAHSDGDVALHALCDALLGALALGDIGKHFPDTDPRYKGADSAQLLAHCYQLIQQEGYALGNADITIAAQTPKLASYIPAMRESIAKVLNLEVGQISVKATTTEKLGFVGRSEGIAVDAVVLLERGDVA; encoded by the coding sequence ATGACTAGAATTCGTATTGGCCATGGCTATGATGTCCACCGCCTAGATGAGGGCGAAGGCATTCATTTATGCGGGGTTTGGGTGCCGTGTGCGTACCGACTCATTGCGCATTCAGATGGTGATGTTGCCCTTCATGCGCTCTGTGACGCATTGCTTGGGGCTTTGGCATTGGGTGATATTGGCAAGCACTTCCCCGATACCGATCCGCGCTATAAAGGCGCTGACAGTGCGCAGTTATTGGCGCATTGCTATCAATTAATCCAGCAAGAGGGCTATGCGCTGGGTAATGCGGATATCACCATTGCAGCGCAAACGCCTAAACTGGCCAGTTATATTCCCGCCATGCGCGAGTCCATTGCCAAGGTCTTGAATCTAGAAGTTGGTCAGATTAGCGTGAAAGCGACCACCACCGAAAAATTAGGTTTTGTCGGCCGCAGCGAAGGTATTGCGGTAGACGCCGTGGTGTTATTGGAGCGTGGCGATGTTGCCTGA
- a CDS encoding CTP synthase — protein MARFIFVTGGVVSSLGKGIASASLGAILEARGLKVTMLKLDPYINVDPGTMSPFQHGEVFVTEDGAETDLDLGHYERFVRAKMAKGNNFTAGRVYETVLRKERRGDYLGGTVQVIPHITDEIKRRVLAGAGDADIAIVEIGGTVGDIEGLPFFEAARQLKVELGAKRSMLMHLTLVPYIATAGETKTKPTQHSVKELRSIGLQPDILLCRSDHEIDLSSRHKIALFTNVESRAVIPLRDVDSIYRIPSLLASEGLDELVVERFGLDCPPADLTEWDTVIDGDLHQDQTVTIAMVGKYMELLDAYKSLNEALKHAGIHSRTKVAVRYIDSEIIENEGLGVLDGVDGILVPGGFGNRGVEGKILTVQYARENKIPYLGICLGMQVAVIEFARNVLGISGANSTEFDDKCSDPVIGLITEWVTAEGGVEQRNEDTDLGGSMRLGAQQCHLVEGSAVSAVYGSELITERHRHRYEVNNKYVENMQANGLKVGGWSADKSLVEVVEIPDHPWFIACQFHPEFTSTPRDGHPLFSGFVNAAYAHSKA, from the coding sequence ATGGCGCGTTTTATATTCGTCACCGGCGGTGTTGTTTCGTCTCTCGGTAAAGGCATCGCTTCAGCATCGCTGGGCGCTATTCTCGAGGCTCGCGGCCTCAAAGTGACCATGTTGAAACTGGACCCCTACATTAATGTAGACCCCGGTACCATGAGTCCATTTCAGCACGGTGAGGTGTTTGTTACCGAAGACGGTGCAGAAACCGACCTTGATCTTGGTCATTACGAGCGCTTTGTGCGCGCCAAAATGGCCAAGGGTAATAATTTCACTGCTGGCCGGGTTTATGAAACCGTGTTGCGTAAAGAGCGTCGCGGCGACTATCTTGGCGGCACAGTACAGGTAATTCCCCATATTACCGATGAAATTAAACGCCGAGTTCTCGCGGGTGCCGGTGATGCCGATATCGCTATTGTTGAAATTGGTGGCACGGTTGGTGATATTGAAGGTTTACCCTTCTTTGAAGCGGCGCGTCAGTTAAAAGTTGAATTAGGTGCCAAACGCTCAATGCTGATGCACCTGACCTTGGTGCCGTATATTGCCACCGCTGGTGAAACCAAAACCAAGCCCACCCAGCACTCTGTTAAAGAGCTGCGCTCTATTGGCTTACAGCCTGACATCTTGCTGTGTCGCTCAGACCACGAAATCGACTTGAGCAGCCGCCATAAAATAGCACTGTTCACAAATGTTGAGTCCCGCGCGGTTATTCCATTGCGCGACGTTGATTCAATTTACCGTATTCCATCTTTATTGGCTTCAGAAGGCTTAGATGAGCTAGTGGTTGAGCGCTTTGGCCTCGATTGCCCGCCAGCGGATCTCACTGAGTGGGATACTGTTATCGACGGTGATTTACATCAGGACCAGACCGTGACAATCGCCATGGTCGGCAAGTATATGGAATTGCTTGATGCCTATAAATCGCTAAACGAAGCCTTGAAACACGCGGGCATTCACAGTCGTACTAAGGTGGCGGTACGTTATATCGACTCAGAAATTATCGAGAATGAAGGCCTTGGCGTGCTCGACGGCGTTGACGGCATTCTGGTGCCTGGTGGTTTTGGCAACCGGGGCGTGGAAGGTAAAATTCTCACCGTACAATATGCCAGAGAAAATAAAATTCCCTACTTGGGTATTTGCCTAGGGATGCAGGTCGCGGTGATTGAATTTGCCCGCAACGTATTGGGTATTAGCGGCGCCAATAGTACTGAATTTGATGATAAGTGCAGCGATCCGGTGATCGGTTTAATTACTGAGTGGGTCACCGCTGAAGGTGGTGTTGAGCAGCGCAATGAAGATACTGATCTTGGCGGCAGTATGCGTCTCGGTGCCCAGCAGTGTCATCTTGTTGAAGGTTCTGCGGTAAGTGCCGTTTATGGCAGCGAATTGATTACCGAACGCCATCGTCACCGCTACGAAGTGAACAATAAATACGTTGAAAACATGCAGGCTAATGGTTTGAAAGTTGGCGGCTGGTCAGCGGACAAGAGCTTGGTTGAAGTGGTAGAAATACCAGATCACCCCTGGTTTATCGCCTGTCAATTCCACCCCGAGTTTACGTCTACGCCGCGCGATGGCCACCCGCTGTTCAGTGGTTTTGTTAACGCTGCGTATGCCCACAGTAAAGCGTAA
- a CDS encoding DUF368 domain-containing protein, with product MKGFYPAVFIRGLAMGAADVVPGVSGGTIAFITGIYDELIESLKSCNIQALQLLFQSGPTAFWQHINGGFLMSLLLGIATSVLSLARFISYALHHHPVPLAALFFGLILASAVLVYRQIPGAGRQIGWLLCGIGFALLIGEFRPADIASTPLNLFLSGALAICAMILPGISGSFILLLLGMYQPVIEAVKSMDLFALLSFMAGCGVGLMLFVRLLSWLMQHFRPQLLAGLSGLLIGSLSIIWPWKLDATGGILAESLAPGWQNVLPWQYAVKGDAQLLFSLALALIGVVLVLLIERFAKKA from the coding sequence ATGAAAGGATTTTATCCTGCGGTTTTTATTCGCGGATTGGCCATGGGCGCCGCCGACGTAGTGCCAGGTGTGTCAGGCGGCACGATTGCCTTTATCACCGGTATTTACGACGAACTTATTGAAAGTTTAAAGTCGTGTAATATTCAGGCCCTTCAGTTGTTGTTCCAATCTGGGCCTACTGCATTTTGGCAGCACATCAACGGCGGCTTTTTAATGAGTTTGCTGCTGGGTATTGCGACGAGTGTCTTGTCCTTGGCGCGCTTTATTTCCTATGCATTACACCATCACCCGGTACCCTTGGCAGCCTTATTTTTTGGTTTGATACTGGCATCTGCGGTATTGGTGTATCGGCAGATTCCCGGCGCTGGCCGACAAATCGGATGGCTATTGTGCGGTATTGGCTTCGCCCTGCTGATAGGCGAGTTTCGTCCGGCGGACATTGCCAGTACACCGCTCAATTTATTTCTATCTGGCGCCTTAGCGATTTGTGCCATGATTTTACCCGGCATATCTGGGAGCTTTATCTTGCTGCTTCTGGGTATGTATCAGCCGGTGATCGAGGCCGTTAAAAGCATGGATCTATTTGCCTTACTGAGCTTTATGGCAGGCTGTGGGGTAGGTTTGATGCTATTTGTGCGCTTATTGTCCTGGCTTATGCAACACTTCCGCCCCCAGCTCTTGGCGGGCTTAAGTGGCCTGCTAATAGGCTCATTGAGTATTATTTGGCCTTGGAAGTTAGATGCCACCGGCGGCATCCTCGCAGAGTCTTTAGCGCCGGGCTGGCAAAATGTTTTGCCCTGGCAATATGCGGTAAAAGGCGATGCCCAATTGCTTTTTTCATTGGCATTGGCCTTGATTGGCGTTGTTTTGGTACTCTTGATAGAGAGGTTTGCCAAAAAAGCCTAA